A segment of the Streptomyces sp. NBC_01235 genome:
CGGGCACGCTCATGCCTCAGACGCATCCCGAGCACCGGAGCACCCACGATCTCGCCGATGACATACGCCGCCGCGAGCATCGCGCCCAGCGAGTAGCCGCCAGGCCGCTCGCGCACCAGGAACACCAGGGCCAGCGGAGCCATGGCGACCGGCATACGAGCGCCGACAGCGGTGCAGGCCCAGACCAGCACCTGCCTGGAGGCGACATCGCGGTAGCTCATGAAACGACCGTAGGGCGCGGCACTGACACCGACCCACGGGTTTTCCAGACCCTGTGGACAACTTCGACGACCTCAACGACCGGGACGACCGGGACGACCGTCCCCCCTCAGAACGTCAGCACCCCCCGCGCCACCCGCCCCGCCTCCGCGTCCGCCGCCGCCTTCTCGAAGTCCTCGACCGGGTAGGTCTGCGTGACGAGTTCGTCGAGCAGGAGCCGGCCCTCGCGGTACAGCTCGGCGTACAGGGCGACGTCCCGCTGCGGGCGCGAGGCACCGTAGCGGCAGCCCAGGATCGACTTGTCCAGGAACAGCGACGAGACGAGGAAGGACGCCTCGGCGGTCGCGGCCGGCACCCCGAGAAGCACCGCCTGCCCGTGCCGGTCGAGCAGGTCGATCGCCGCACGGATCAGCTCGACCCTCCCCACGCACTCGAACACATGATCGGCACCCGTCGGCAGCACGTCCCGCACGCTCTTCGTCGACGTGAGGAAGTCGGTCGCCCCGAACTGCCGCGCCGCCGCCTCCTTCGCCGGATTGGAGTCCACCGCGACGATCCGCAGCGCCCCCGCGATCCGCGCGCCCTGGAGCACGTTCAGCCCGATCCCGCCCGTCCCGATGACGACGACGCTCTCCCCGTACCCCACCCGCGCGCGGTTGAGCACGGCCCCGACCCCGGTCAGCACCCCGCACCCGATCAGCGCGGCGGACGTCAGCGGGATGTCCTTCGGGATCCGCACCGTCTGCACGGCCTTGACGACCGTCCGCTCGGCGAACGCGGAGTTGGCCGCGAACTGGTACACCGGGCTCCCCGCGCGCGCGAACGGCTTCTGCGGGCGCCCGATGGCCTGCCTGCACATGGTCGGCCGGCCGCGGTCGCACTCCGCGCAGGTGCCGCAGTTGGCGAGCGTGGACAGCGCGACATGGTCCCCGGGAACGACATGCGTGACCCCCGCGCCGACCGCCTCCACCACCCCCGCGCCCTCATGCCCGAGGACGACAGGCACCGGGAAGGGAATCGTCCCGTCGACGACCGACAGGTCGCTGTGGCACAGCCCGGCCGCCGAGATCGCGACCAGCACCTCGCCCGGCCCCGGATCCCGCACCTCCAGATCGTCGACGACCTCCGCCCGCTTCCCGTCGAACACCACGCCTCGCATCACGCCGCTCCCCTATCCCGTTGTCCCTTGGGCTGCCTGGGCAGGCCGAGCACGCGCTCGGCGATGATCGTGCGCTGGATCTGGTCCGAGCCGCCGTAGATCGTGTCGGCCCGGGAGAACAGGAACAGGTGCTGCGCGTCGTCGAGTTCGTACGGCGAGGACGGCGACCAGTCCACCGGTCCGACGCCCGCCGCCGCGCCCCGCACCCGCACCGCCACCTCCCCCAGCCGCTGATGCCAGCCCGCCCACAGCAGCTTGGCCACGCTCGGCGCGCCAGGACCGCCGGATCCCCCCAGCGTCCGCAACGCGTTCCACCGCATGGTGCGCAGCTCGGCCCACAACCGCACCAGCCGATCGCGTACGACGGGGTCGTCGGCCGCCCCCGTCTCGACGGCCGTACGCACCACCCGCCCCAACTCCTGTGCGAAGCCGACCTGCTGGGCGAGGGTCGACACCCCGCGTTCGAATCCGAGGAGACTCATCGCGACCCGCCAGCCGTCGCCCGCCGCGCCCACGACATGCTCCACGCGCGCGTGCGCCCCCTCGAAGAAGACCTCGTTGAACTCGCTGGTGCCGGTCAACTGCCGGATGGGCCGCACCTCGATCCGTCCCGGCTGGTCCATGGGGACGAGGAGGAAGCTCAGCCCGCGATGCCGCGTCGACTCCGGATCGGTCCGCGCCAGCACGAAGCACCAGTCGGCCTCATGCGCGAGAGAGGTCCAGATCTTCTGCCCGGTGATCCGGTACGACCGCCCGTCGGGGGCGAGTTCGGCTCGGGTACGCACCCCGGCCAGGTCGGATCCGGCGCCCGGCTCGCTGTACCCCTGACACCAGAGCTCGGTCCCGGCGGCGACCGGCGGCAGGAACCGGGCCTTCTGCTCCTGCGTGCCATGCGCGAGAAGAGTGGGTGCGAGCAGATTCTCACCGATGTGCCCGGACCGCGCCGGCGCCCCCGACCGCGCGTACTCCTCGGCCCAGGCGACCTGCTGGGTGAGCGTGGCGGTCCGGTTCCCGTACCCCCCTTCCGGCCACCCGATCCCGATCCAGCCGGCGGCCCCGAGGGCACGTTCCCAGGCACGGCGATCGGGAACGCTCCCCTTCGGTCCAGCATGCGCCGCAAGCCAGGCACGCGCTTGCGTACGGAACTCGTCGTCCTCGGCTGTGAATCCAAACTCCACGTCCACCTCCTGAGTCAGGGCGCCGGTAACTCACCCAGGGGCGCGGGGCCGCGTCGATACGCGACTCCGCCGCGTCCGCAACACACCCGCAGCCGCAGCCGCAGCCGCCGAACACGCCTCCCCCGAGCTATTGGGCGTTCGGCCGGTTGCCTTCCCGCGCCGCCCGCGCCATCTCCTCCAACCGCGCAAGCATCGGCATCGGATCCACCCCCACCGACCCGGGCAGGGACTCCGCGATGGTTTCCGGCGTCCAACCGCCGCAGGCATACGCCGAACGCAGTTCCCGCGGCTGCGCCCACACCGCGATCTTCGGCCCCGCCACGGTGTACACCTGCCCGGTCACCCCCGCCTCGCGAGCCCGATCCGACAGCAGGTACACCACGAACGCGGCCACGTCCTCCGGCTCCCCGATCTCCGCCAACTCCATGGGCACGCCGGCGGACATCCGCGTACGAGCGACCGGCGCGACCGCGTTCGCGGTCACCCCATACCGGTGCAGGCCCAGCGCGGCGCTCCGCACGAGCGAGATGATCCCGCCCTTGGCCGCGCTGTAGTTGGCCTGGGACACCGAGCCCTGGTGGTTGCCGCTGGTGAAGCCGATGAGCGTGCCGGAGCGCTGTCCGCGCATCAGCGCCGACGCCGCCCGGAACACGGTGAACGTGCCCTTCAGATGAGTGGCGACGACCGGGTCCCACTCCTCCTCGGACATGTTGAACAGCATCCGCTCACGCAGGATCCCGGCCACGCACACGACCCCGTCGAGCCTTCCGTACGAGGCCACGGCCACGTCGACGAGCCGCTGACCGCCCGCCATGGTGGAGATGTCGTCGGCGACGGCGACGGCCTCTCCGCCCGCCGCCACGATCTCCTTGACGACGGCCTCGGCGACCTCGCTGGTGGGCGCGGCCCCGTCCACACCCACGCCGTAGTCGTTGACGACGACCCGCGCGCCCTCCGCCGCCGCCGCGAGCGCCACCGCCCGTCCGATGCCCCGCCCTGCTCCCGTGATGGCGACGACCTTGCCGGCCAAGAAGTTCCCCACGCCCGGCCCCCTCCCGCAGTTTCTGACGGACCGTTAGATTTGAGATGTGAGGACCAGGTTGACCCGTCAGTCGGTCGGGGACAAGCCCCGGGGAGGCACGGAATGACACTGCCGGTCGAGTTCCACGACATCGCCAAGCGCGTCAACAACTGGGGGCGCTGGGGGGCGGACGACGAGATCGGCACGCTGAACCTCGTCACCGACGAGGTCGTCCGCGCGGCCGTCGCCGAGGTCCGCACCGGCCGCCGCGTCCCGCTCGCGCTCCCCCTGCGGGAGGACGGCGTGCAGACCGGGCTGATCCCGGGCCGGGTCAACCCGCTGCACGCCATGGTGCAGATCAACCAGGAGATCTTCGGCCCCGGCACGGTGGCGTGCAGCGACGACGCCGTGACGATGGGCCTTCAGGCAGGCACCCACTGGGACGCGCTGACCCACGTCTCGCACTCGGGGAAGGTCTACAACGGCCGTCCGGCCGCCTGCGTCACCGCGCACGGCGGGGCCGAGTTCAGCGGCATCGACAAGGCGCGGCACGTCGTCTCGCGCGGGGTGCTGCTGGACGTGGCACGCGCGCGTGGCGTCGATCGACTGGCGGGCGGGCACGCGGTCACGCCCGAGGACCTGGAGGCGGCCGAGGAACTGGCCGGTACGCGCGTGCGTGCCGGCGACATCGTGCTCGTAAGGACCGGGCAGGTCCAGGTCTATCTGGCCGGCGACAAGCACGGGTACGGCTTCCCCTCGCCCGGACTGTCGGTCCGCACCCCGGAGTGGTTCCACGCGCGCGATGTGGCCGCCGTCGCCAACGACACCCTGACCTTCGAGATCTTCCCGCCCGAGATCGACGACCTGTGGCTGCCCGTGCACGCGCTCGACCTCGTGGAGATGGGGATGCTCCAGGGACAGAACTGGAATCTCGAAGAGTTGTCCACAGCCTGTGGACAAGAGGGCCGCTACGCGTTCCTGCTGTCGGCGATGCCCGAGCCGTTCGTCGGCGGAACGGGAACCCCGGTGGCCCCCGTCGCCGTTCTCTGAACACGACGAATTCCCGAACACCGCGACTCCCTGGACACCGCGCACCCGGACACCGGGAGAAACGTCGGACGGCGGCGCGCGGCTGCCCGCCCCGAGCACGGCACCGCGCACCGCCATCCGACTCCGGCGTACTGCCCCGACTCCCCTCGGCCCTGAGGGAACCGACGCCGAATCACGACCCACACTCGGCGAGGGCCTCCGTCACCGAAGCCCTCGTCGTCCCCTCACGGCGAATCGCTGACCACAAG
Coding sequences within it:
- a CDS encoding SDR family NAD(P)-dependent oxidoreductase, whose translation is MGNFLAGKVVAITGAGRGIGRAVALAAAAEGARVVVNDYGVGVDGAAPTSEVAEAVVKEIVAAGGEAVAVADDISTMAGGQRLVDVAVASYGRLDGVVCVAGILRERMLFNMSEEEWDPVVATHLKGTFTVFRAASALMRGQRSGTLIGFTSGNHQGSVSQANYSAAKGGIISLVRSAALGLHRYGVTANAVAPVARTRMSAGVPMELAEIGEPEDVAAFVVYLLSDRAREAGVTGQVYTVAGPKIAVWAQPRELRSAYACGGWTPETIAESLPGSVGVDPMPMLARLEEMARAAREGNRPNAQ
- a CDS encoding Zn-dependent alcohol dehydrogenase, which codes for MRGVVFDGKRAEVVDDLEVRDPGPGEVLVAISAAGLCHSDLSVVDGTIPFPVPVVLGHEGAGVVEAVGAGVTHVVPGDHVALSTLANCGTCAECDRGRPTMCRQAIGRPQKPFARAGSPVYQFAANSAFAERTVVKAVQTVRIPKDIPLTSAALIGCGVLTGVGAVLNRARVGYGESVVVIGTGGIGLNVLQGARIAGALRIVAVDSNPAKEAAARQFGATDFLTSTKSVRDVLPTGADHVFECVGRVELIRAAIDLLDRHGQAVLLGVPAATAEASFLVSSLFLDKSILGCRYGASRPQRDVALYAELYREGRLLLDELVTQTYPVEDFEKAAADAEAGRVARGVLTF
- a CDS encoding cyclase family protein — protein: MTLPVEFHDIAKRVNNWGRWGADDEIGTLNLVTDEVVRAAVAEVRTGRRVPLALPLREDGVQTGLIPGRVNPLHAMVQINQEIFGPGTVACSDDAVTMGLQAGTHWDALTHVSHSGKVYNGRPAACVTAHGGAEFSGIDKARHVVSRGVLLDVARARGVDRLAGGHAVTPEDLEAAEELAGTRVRAGDIVLVRTGQVQVYLAGDKHGYGFPSPGLSVRTPEWFHARDVAAVANDTLTFEIFPPEIDDLWLPVHALDLVEMGMLQGQNWNLEELSTACGQEGRYAFLLSAMPEPFVGGTGTPVAPVAVL
- a CDS encoding acyl-CoA dehydrogenase family protein, producing MEFGFTAEDDEFRTQARAWLAAHAGPKGSVPDRRAWERALGAAGWIGIGWPEGGYGNRTATLTQQVAWAEEYARSGAPARSGHIGENLLAPTLLAHGTQEQKARFLPPVAAGTELWCQGYSEPGAGSDLAGVRTRAELAPDGRSYRITGQKIWTSLAHEADWCFVLARTDPESTRHRGLSFLLVPMDQPGRIEVRPIRQLTGTSEFNEVFFEGAHARVEHVVGAAGDGWRVAMSLLGFERGVSTLAQQVGFAQELGRVVRTAVETGAADDPVVRDRLVRLWAELRTMRWNALRTLGGSGGPGAPSVAKLLWAGWHQRLGEVAVRVRGAAAGVGPVDWSPSSPYELDDAQHLFLFSRADTIYGGSDQIQRTIIAERVLGLPRQPKGQRDRGAA